One genomic window of Macaca mulatta isolate MMU2019108-1 chromosome 8, T2T-MMU8v2.0, whole genome shotgun sequence includes the following:
- the FHIP2B gene encoding FHF complex subunit HOOK-interacting protein 2B isoform X5, which produces MLDILVYEEQQQVAVGEAGPCLEYLLQHKILETLCTLGKAEFPPGMRQQVFQFFSKVLAQVQHPLLHYLSVHRPVQKLLRLGGTAPGSVTEKEEVQLTTVLCSKIQQDPELLAYILEGKKIVGRKKACGEPTALPKDTASHRDKDCSHDGAPARPQLDGEPCGAQALNSHMPAETEQLDGGTAESNLITSLLGLCQSKKSRVALKAQENLLLLVSVASPAAATYLVQSSPCCPAIVQHLCQLYRSMPVFLDPADIAALEGISWRLPSAPSDEASFPGKEALAAFLGWFDYCDHLITEAHTVVADALAKAVAEKFFVETLQPQLLHVSEQSILTSTALLTAMLRQLRSPALLREAAAFLLGTDRQPEAPRDNPHALYAHLIGHCDHLSDEISIATLRLFEELLQKPHEGIIRSLVLRNLEGRPYVAWGSPEPESYEDTLDLEEDPYFTDSFLDSGFQPRAKPRLAPATSYDGKTAVTEIVNSFLCLVPEEAKTSAFLEETGYDTYVHDAYGLFQECSSRVASWGWPLTPTPLDPHEPERPFFEGHFLRVLFDRMSRILDQPYSLNLQVTSVLSRLALFPHPHIHEYLLDPYISLAPGCRSLFSVLVRVIGDLMQRIQRVPQFPGKLLLVRKQLTGQAPGEQLDHQTLLQGVVVLEEFCKELAAIAFVKFPPHDPRQNLSPAPEGQV; this is translated from the exons ATGCTGGACATCCTGGTGTATGAAGAGCAGCAGCAGGTGGCCGTGGGTGAGGCAGGGCCCTGCCTGGAGTACCTGCTGCAGCACAAGATCCTGGAGACTCTCTGCACACTGggcaaggccgag TTCCCCCCAGGCATGCGGCAGCAGGTGTTCCAGTTCTTCAGCAAGGTTCTGGCGCAGGTGCAGCACCCCCTGCTGCATTACCTCAGCGTCCACAGGCCTGTGCAG AAACTCCTCCGACTCGGTGGGACAGCTCCCGGATCTGTTacagagaaggaggaggtgcAGCTCACCACCGTCCTCTGCTCCAAGATCCAGCAGGACCCAGAGCTGCTCGCCTACATCCTGGAA GGTAAAAAGATTGTAGGTAGGAAGAAGGCATGCGGAGAACCCACTGCCCTGCCTAAGGACACAGCCAGCCACAGGGACAAGGACTGCTCCCACGATGGTGCTCCTGCCAGGCCCCAGCTGGACGGGGAGCCCTGTGGGGCCCAGGCCTTGAACAGCCACATGCCTGCTGAGACCGAGCAGCTGGATGGTGGGACTGCAGAGAGCAACCTGATCACCTCCCTGCTTGGGCTGTGCCAGAGCAAG AAGAGTCGGGTGGCCTTGAAGGCCCAGGAGAACCTGCTGCTCCTGGTGAGCGTGGCCTCCCCAGCAGCCGCCACTTACCTGGTCCAGAGCAGCCCCTGCTGCCCTGCGATTGTCCAGCACCTCTGCCAGCTGTACCGGTCCATGCCTGTCTTCCTGGACCCCGCAGACATTGCTGCCTTAGAGGGCATCAGCTGGAG GTTACCCAGTGCCCCATCTGATGAGGCTTCCTTCCCTGGGAAGGAGGCCTTGGCTGCCTTCTTGGGCTGGTTTGATTACTGCGACCACCTTATCACAGAGGCACACACG GTGGTTGCAGACGCCTTGGCGAAGGCCGTGGCTGAGAAGTTCTTCGTGGAGAccctgcagccccagctcctgCATGT GTCCGAGCAGAGCATCCTGACCTCCACCGCGCTCCTCACAGCCATGCTGCGCCAGCTCCGCTCCCCTGCGCTGCTGCGGGAGGCCGCGGCTTTCCTCCTGGGCACAGACCGGCAGCCTGAAGCCCCCAGGGACAACCCCCATGCCCTGTACGCTCACCTCATCGGGCACTGCGACCACCTCTCTGATGAG ATCAGCATCGCCACGCTCCGGCTGTTTGAGGAGCTGCTACAGAAGCCCCACGAGGGGATCATCCGCAGCCTGGTCCTGCGCAACCTTGAGGGCCGCCCTTACGTGGCCTGGGGCTCACCAGAGCCTGAGAGCTATGAGGACACACT AGATCTGGAGGAAGACCCCTACTTTACCGACAGCTTCCTGGATTCCGGCTTTCAACCTCGTGCAAAGCCTCGCCTAGCTCCTGCCACCAGCTACGATGGCAAAACAGCAGTGACCGAAATCGTCAACAG TTTCCTGTGcctggtccccgaggaagccaagacctctgccttcctggaggAGACGGGCTATGACACGTACGTCCACGATGCTTATGGCCTG TTCCAGGAGTGCAGCTCCCGCGTTGCATCCTGGGGCTGGCCTCTGACCCCCACACCTTTGGACCCCCATGAGCCTGAGCGACCTTTCTTCGAGGGCCACTTCCTCCGAGTGCTGTTTGACCGCATGTCCCGGATTCTGGATCAG CCATACAGCCTGAACCTGCAGGTGACCTCGGTCCTGTCCCGGCTtgccctcttcccccacccccatatTCATGAGTACCTCCTGGATCCCTACATCAGCCTGGCCCCCGGCTGCAGAAGCCTGTTCTCCGTGTTGGTGAGG GTGATCGGGGACTTGATGCAGAGAATCCAGAGGGTACCCCAATTCCCAGGCAAGCTGCTCCTGGTGCGCAAGCAGTTGACGGGCCAGGCTCCTGGGGAGCA GCTGGACCACCAGACCCTCCtccagggcgtggtggtgctggAGGAGTTCTGCAAGGAGCTAGCTGCCATTGCCTTCGTCAAGTTTCCCCCGCATGATCCTCGCCAGAACCTCTCCCCAGCCCCGGAAGGGCAGGTCTGA
- the FHIP2B gene encoding FHF complex subunit HOOK-interacting protein 2B isoform X3, which translates to MKSSSRWPWVRQGPAWSTCCSTRSWRLSAHWARPRWEAPCALGQTEFPPGMRQQVFQFFSKVLAQVQHPLLHYLSVHRPVQKLLRLGGTAPGSVTEKEEVQLTTVLCSKIQQDPELLAYILEGKKIVGRKKACGEPTALPKDTASHRDKDCSHDGAPARPQLDGEPCGAQALNSHMPAETEQLDGGTAESNLITSLLGLCQSKKSRVALKAQENLLLLVSVASPAAATYLVQSSPCCPAIVQHLCQLYRSMPVFLDPADIAALEGISWRLPSAPSDEASFPGKEALAAFLGWFDYCDHLITEAHTVVADALAKAVAEKFFVETLQPQLLHVSEQSILTSTALLTAMLRQLRSPALLREAAAFLLGTDRQPEAPRDNPHALYAHLIGHCDHLSDEISIATLRLFEELLQKPHEGIIRSLVLRNLEGRPYVAWGSPEPESYEDTLDLEEDPYFTDSFLDSGFQPRAKPRLAPATSYDGKTAVTEIVNSFLCLVPEEAKTSAFLEETGYDTYVHDAYGLFQECSSRVASWGWPLTPTPLDPHEPERPFFEGHFLRVLFDRMSRILDQPYSLNLQVTSVLSRLALFPHPHIHEYLLDPYISLAPGCRSLFSVLVRVIGDLMQRIQRVPQFPGKLLLVRKQLTGQAPGEQLDHQTLLQGVVVLEEFCKELAAIAFVKFPPHDPRQNLSPAPEGQV; encoded by the exons ATGAAGAGCAGCAGCAGGTGGCCGTGGGTGAGGCAGGGCCCTGCCTGGAGTACCTGCTGCAGCACAAGATCCTGGAGACTCTCTGCACACTGggcaaggccgaggtgggaggccCCCTGCGCGCTGGGCCAGACCGAG TTCCCCCCAGGCATGCGGCAGCAGGTGTTCCAGTTCTTCAGCAAGGTTCTGGCGCAGGTGCAGCACCCCCTGCTGCATTACCTCAGCGTCCACAGGCCTGTGCAG AAACTCCTCCGACTCGGTGGGACAGCTCCCGGATCTGTTacagagaaggaggaggtgcAGCTCACCACCGTCCTCTGCTCCAAGATCCAGCAGGACCCAGAGCTGCTCGCCTACATCCTGGAA GGTAAAAAGATTGTAGGTAGGAAGAAGGCATGCGGAGAACCCACTGCCCTGCCTAAGGACACAGCCAGCCACAGGGACAAGGACTGCTCCCACGATGGTGCTCCTGCCAGGCCCCAGCTGGACGGGGAGCCCTGTGGGGCCCAGGCCTTGAACAGCCACATGCCTGCTGAGACCGAGCAGCTGGATGGTGGGACTGCAGAGAGCAACCTGATCACCTCCCTGCTTGGGCTGTGCCAGAGCAAG AAGAGTCGGGTGGCCTTGAAGGCCCAGGAGAACCTGCTGCTCCTGGTGAGCGTGGCCTCCCCAGCAGCCGCCACTTACCTGGTCCAGAGCAGCCCCTGCTGCCCTGCGATTGTCCAGCACCTCTGCCAGCTGTACCGGTCCATGCCTGTCTTCCTGGACCCCGCAGACATTGCTGCCTTAGAGGGCATCAGCTGGAG GTTACCCAGTGCCCCATCTGATGAGGCTTCCTTCCCTGGGAAGGAGGCCTTGGCTGCCTTCTTGGGCTGGTTTGATTACTGCGACCACCTTATCACAGAGGCACACACG GTGGTTGCAGACGCCTTGGCGAAGGCCGTGGCTGAGAAGTTCTTCGTGGAGAccctgcagccccagctcctgCATGT GTCCGAGCAGAGCATCCTGACCTCCACCGCGCTCCTCACAGCCATGCTGCGCCAGCTCCGCTCCCCTGCGCTGCTGCGGGAGGCCGCGGCTTTCCTCCTGGGCACAGACCGGCAGCCTGAAGCCCCCAGGGACAACCCCCATGCCCTGTACGCTCACCTCATCGGGCACTGCGACCACCTCTCTGATGAG ATCAGCATCGCCACGCTCCGGCTGTTTGAGGAGCTGCTACAGAAGCCCCACGAGGGGATCATCCGCAGCCTGGTCCTGCGCAACCTTGAGGGCCGCCCTTACGTGGCCTGGGGCTCACCAGAGCCTGAGAGCTATGAGGACACACT AGATCTGGAGGAAGACCCCTACTTTACCGACAGCTTCCTGGATTCCGGCTTTCAACCTCGTGCAAAGCCTCGCCTAGCTCCTGCCACCAGCTACGATGGCAAAACAGCAGTGACCGAAATCGTCAACAG TTTCCTGTGcctggtccccgaggaagccaagacctctgccttcctggaggAGACGGGCTATGACACGTACGTCCACGATGCTTATGGCCTG TTCCAGGAGTGCAGCTCCCGCGTTGCATCCTGGGGCTGGCCTCTGACCCCCACACCTTTGGACCCCCATGAGCCTGAGCGACCTTTCTTCGAGGGCCACTTCCTCCGAGTGCTGTTTGACCGCATGTCCCGGATTCTGGATCAG CCATACAGCCTGAACCTGCAGGTGACCTCGGTCCTGTCCCGGCTtgccctcttcccccacccccatatTCATGAGTACCTCCTGGATCCCTACATCAGCCTGGCCCCCGGCTGCAGAAGCCTGTTCTCCGTGTTGGTGAGG GTGATCGGGGACTTGATGCAGAGAATCCAGAGGGTACCCCAATTCCCAGGCAAGCTGCTCCTGGTGCGCAAGCAGTTGACGGGCCAGGCTCCTGGGGAGCA GCTGGACCACCAGACCCTCCtccagggcgtggtggtgctggAGGAGTTCTGCAAGGAGCTAGCTGCCATTGCCTTCGTCAAGTTTCCCCCGCATGATCCTCGCCAGAACCTCTCCCCAGCCCCGGAAGGGCAGGTCTGA
- the FHIP2B gene encoding FHF complex subunit HOOK-interacting protein 2B isoform X2, with protein MLSRLGALLQEAVGAREPSIDLLQAFVEHWKGITHYYIESTDENTPAKKTDIPWRLKQMLDILVYEEQQQVAVGEAGPCLEYLLQHKILETLCTLGKAEFPPGMRQQVFQFFSKVLAQVQHPLLHYLSVHRPVQKLLRLGGTAPGSVTEKEEVQLTTVLCSKIQQDPELLAYILEGKKIVGRKKACGEPTALPKDTASHRDKDCSHDGAPARPQLDGEPCGAQALNSHMPAETEQLDGGTAESNLITSLLGLCQSKSRVALKAQENLLLLVSVASPAAATYLVQSSPCCPAIVQHLCQLYRSMPVFLDPADIAALEGISWRLPSAPSDEASFPGKEALAAFLGWFDYCDHLITEAHTVVADALAKAVAEKFFVETLQPQLLHVSEQSILTSTALLTAMLRQLRSPALLREAAAFLLGTDRQPEAPRDNPHALYAHLIGHCDHLSDEISIATLRLFEELLQKPHEGIIRSLVLRNLEGRPYVAWGSPEPESYEDTLDLEEDPYFTDSFLDSGFQPRAKPRLAPATSYDGKTAVTEIVNSFLCLVPEEAKTSAFLEETGYDTYVHDAYGLFQECSSRVASWGWPLTPTPLDPHEPERPFFEGHFLRVLFDRMSRILDQPYSLNLQVTSVLSRLALFPHPHIHEYLLDPYISLAPGCRSLFSVLVRVIGDLMQRIQRVPQFPGKLLLVRKQLTGQAPGEQLDHQTLLQGVVVLEEFCKELAAIAFVKFPPHDPRQNLSPAPEGQV; from the exons ATGCTGAGCCGGCTCGGGGCGCTGCTGCAGGAGGCCGTGGGGGCG CGCGAGCCCAGCATTGACCTGCTGCAGGCCTTCGTGGAGCACTGGAAGGGCATCACGCACTACTACATCGAGAGCACAG ATGAAAACACCCCCGCCAAGAAGACAGACATTCCCTGGCGGCTGAAGCAGATGCTGGACATCCTGGTGTATGAAGAGCAGCAGCAGGTGGCCGTGGGTGAGGCAGGGCCCTGCCTGGAGTACCTGCTGCAGCACAAGATCCTGGAGACTCTCTGCACACTGggcaaggccgag TTCCCCCCAGGCATGCGGCAGCAGGTGTTCCAGTTCTTCAGCAAGGTTCTGGCGCAGGTGCAGCACCCCCTGCTGCATTACCTCAGCGTCCACAGGCCTGTGCAG AAACTCCTCCGACTCGGTGGGACAGCTCCCGGATCTGTTacagagaaggaggaggtgcAGCTCACCACCGTCCTCTGCTCCAAGATCCAGCAGGACCCAGAGCTGCTCGCCTACATCCTGGAA GGTAAAAAGATTGTAGGTAGGAAGAAGGCATGCGGAGAACCCACTGCCCTGCCTAAGGACACAGCCAGCCACAGGGACAAGGACTGCTCCCACGATGGTGCTCCTGCCAGGCCCCAGCTGGACGGGGAGCCCTGTGGGGCCCAGGCCTTGAACAGCCACATGCCTGCTGAGACCGAGCAGCTGGATGGTGGGACTGCAGAGAGCAACCTGATCACCTCCCTGCTTGGGCTGTGCCAGAGCAAG AGTCGGGTGGCCTTGAAGGCCCAGGAGAACCTGCTGCTCCTGGTGAGCGTGGCCTCCCCAGCAGCCGCCACTTACCTGGTCCAGAGCAGCCCCTGCTGCCCTGCGATTGTCCAGCACCTCTGCCAGCTGTACCGGTCCATGCCTGTCTTCCTGGACCCCGCAGACATTGCTGCCTTAGAGGGCATCAGCTGGAG GTTACCCAGTGCCCCATCTGATGAGGCTTCCTTCCCTGGGAAGGAGGCCTTGGCTGCCTTCTTGGGCTGGTTTGATTACTGCGACCACCTTATCACAGAGGCACACACG GTGGTTGCAGACGCCTTGGCGAAGGCCGTGGCTGAGAAGTTCTTCGTGGAGAccctgcagccccagctcctgCATGT GTCCGAGCAGAGCATCCTGACCTCCACCGCGCTCCTCACAGCCATGCTGCGCCAGCTCCGCTCCCCTGCGCTGCTGCGGGAGGCCGCGGCTTTCCTCCTGGGCACAGACCGGCAGCCTGAAGCCCCCAGGGACAACCCCCATGCCCTGTACGCTCACCTCATCGGGCACTGCGACCACCTCTCTGATGAG ATCAGCATCGCCACGCTCCGGCTGTTTGAGGAGCTGCTACAGAAGCCCCACGAGGGGATCATCCGCAGCCTGGTCCTGCGCAACCTTGAGGGCCGCCCTTACGTGGCCTGGGGCTCACCAGAGCCTGAGAGCTATGAGGACACACT AGATCTGGAGGAAGACCCCTACTTTACCGACAGCTTCCTGGATTCCGGCTTTCAACCTCGTGCAAAGCCTCGCCTAGCTCCTGCCACCAGCTACGATGGCAAAACAGCAGTGACCGAAATCGTCAACAG TTTCCTGTGcctggtccccgaggaagccaagacctctgccttcctggaggAGACGGGCTATGACACGTACGTCCACGATGCTTATGGCCTG TTCCAGGAGTGCAGCTCCCGCGTTGCATCCTGGGGCTGGCCTCTGACCCCCACACCTTTGGACCCCCATGAGCCTGAGCGACCTTTCTTCGAGGGCCACTTCCTCCGAGTGCTGTTTGACCGCATGTCCCGGATTCTGGATCAG CCATACAGCCTGAACCTGCAGGTGACCTCGGTCCTGTCCCGGCTtgccctcttcccccacccccatatTCATGAGTACCTCCTGGATCCCTACATCAGCCTGGCCCCCGGCTGCAGAAGCCTGTTCTCCGTGTTGGTGAGG GTGATCGGGGACTTGATGCAGAGAATCCAGAGGGTACCCCAATTCCCAGGCAAGCTGCTCCTGGTGCGCAAGCAGTTGACGGGCCAGGCTCCTGGGGAGCA GCTGGACCACCAGACCCTCCtccagggcgtggtggtgctggAGGAGTTCTGCAAGGAGCTAGCTGCCATTGCCTTCGTCAAGTTTCCCCCGCATGATCCTCGCCAGAACCTCTCCCCAGCCCCGGAAGGGCAGGTCTGA
- the FHIP2B gene encoding FHF complex subunit HOOK-interacting protein 2B isoform X1 — MLSRLGALLQEAVGAREPSIDLLQAFVEHWKGITHYYIESTDENTPAKKTDIPWRLKQMLDILVYEEQQQVAVGEAGPCLEYLLQHKILETLCTLGKAEFPPGMRQQVFQFFSKVLAQVQHPLLHYLSVHRPVQKLLRLGGTAPGSVTEKEEVQLTTVLCSKIQQDPELLAYILEGKKIVGRKKACGEPTALPKDTASHRDKDCSHDGAPARPQLDGEPCGAQALNSHMPAETEQLDGGTAESNLITSLLGLCQSKKSRVALKAQENLLLLVSVASPAAATYLVQSSPCCPAIVQHLCQLYRSMPVFLDPADIAALEGISWRLPSAPSDEASFPGKEALAAFLGWFDYCDHLITEAHTVVADALAKAVAEKFFVETLQPQLLHVSEQSILTSTALLTAMLRQLRSPALLREAAAFLLGTDRQPEAPRDNPHALYAHLIGHCDHLSDEISIATLRLFEELLQKPHEGIIRSLVLRNLEGRPYVAWGSPEPESYEDTLDLEEDPYFTDSFLDSGFQPRAKPRLAPATSYDGKTAVTEIVNSFLCLVPEEAKTSAFLEETGYDTYVHDAYGLFQECSSRVASWGWPLTPTPLDPHEPERPFFEGHFLRVLFDRMSRILDQPYSLNLQVTSVLSRLALFPHPHIHEYLLDPYISLAPGCRSLFSVLVRVIGDLMQRIQRVPQFPGKLLLVRKQLTGQAPGEQLDHQTLLQGVVVLEEFCKELAAIAFVKFPPHDPRQNLSPAPEGQV; from the exons ATGCTGAGCCGGCTCGGGGCGCTGCTGCAGGAGGCCGTGGGGGCG CGCGAGCCCAGCATTGACCTGCTGCAGGCCTTCGTGGAGCACTGGAAGGGCATCACGCACTACTACATCGAGAGCACAG ATGAAAACACCCCCGCCAAGAAGACAGACATTCCCTGGCGGCTGAAGCAGATGCTGGACATCCTGGTGTATGAAGAGCAGCAGCAGGTGGCCGTGGGTGAGGCAGGGCCCTGCCTGGAGTACCTGCTGCAGCACAAGATCCTGGAGACTCTCTGCACACTGggcaaggccgag TTCCCCCCAGGCATGCGGCAGCAGGTGTTCCAGTTCTTCAGCAAGGTTCTGGCGCAGGTGCAGCACCCCCTGCTGCATTACCTCAGCGTCCACAGGCCTGTGCAG AAACTCCTCCGACTCGGTGGGACAGCTCCCGGATCTGTTacagagaaggaggaggtgcAGCTCACCACCGTCCTCTGCTCCAAGATCCAGCAGGACCCAGAGCTGCTCGCCTACATCCTGGAA GGTAAAAAGATTGTAGGTAGGAAGAAGGCATGCGGAGAACCCACTGCCCTGCCTAAGGACACAGCCAGCCACAGGGACAAGGACTGCTCCCACGATGGTGCTCCTGCCAGGCCCCAGCTGGACGGGGAGCCCTGTGGGGCCCAGGCCTTGAACAGCCACATGCCTGCTGAGACCGAGCAGCTGGATGGTGGGACTGCAGAGAGCAACCTGATCACCTCCCTGCTTGGGCTGTGCCAGAGCAAG AAGAGTCGGGTGGCCTTGAAGGCCCAGGAGAACCTGCTGCTCCTGGTGAGCGTGGCCTCCCCAGCAGCCGCCACTTACCTGGTCCAGAGCAGCCCCTGCTGCCCTGCGATTGTCCAGCACCTCTGCCAGCTGTACCGGTCCATGCCTGTCTTCCTGGACCCCGCAGACATTGCTGCCTTAGAGGGCATCAGCTGGAG GTTACCCAGTGCCCCATCTGATGAGGCTTCCTTCCCTGGGAAGGAGGCCTTGGCTGCCTTCTTGGGCTGGTTTGATTACTGCGACCACCTTATCACAGAGGCACACACG GTGGTTGCAGACGCCTTGGCGAAGGCCGTGGCTGAGAAGTTCTTCGTGGAGAccctgcagccccagctcctgCATGT GTCCGAGCAGAGCATCCTGACCTCCACCGCGCTCCTCACAGCCATGCTGCGCCAGCTCCGCTCCCCTGCGCTGCTGCGGGAGGCCGCGGCTTTCCTCCTGGGCACAGACCGGCAGCCTGAAGCCCCCAGGGACAACCCCCATGCCCTGTACGCTCACCTCATCGGGCACTGCGACCACCTCTCTGATGAG ATCAGCATCGCCACGCTCCGGCTGTTTGAGGAGCTGCTACAGAAGCCCCACGAGGGGATCATCCGCAGCCTGGTCCTGCGCAACCTTGAGGGCCGCCCTTACGTGGCCTGGGGCTCACCAGAGCCTGAGAGCTATGAGGACACACT AGATCTGGAGGAAGACCCCTACTTTACCGACAGCTTCCTGGATTCCGGCTTTCAACCTCGTGCAAAGCCTCGCCTAGCTCCTGCCACCAGCTACGATGGCAAAACAGCAGTGACCGAAATCGTCAACAG TTTCCTGTGcctggtccccgaggaagccaagacctctgccttcctggaggAGACGGGCTATGACACGTACGTCCACGATGCTTATGGCCTG TTCCAGGAGTGCAGCTCCCGCGTTGCATCCTGGGGCTGGCCTCTGACCCCCACACCTTTGGACCCCCATGAGCCTGAGCGACCTTTCTTCGAGGGCCACTTCCTCCGAGTGCTGTTTGACCGCATGTCCCGGATTCTGGATCAG CCATACAGCCTGAACCTGCAGGTGACCTCGGTCCTGTCCCGGCTtgccctcttcccccacccccatatTCATGAGTACCTCCTGGATCCCTACATCAGCCTGGCCCCCGGCTGCAGAAGCCTGTTCTCCGTGTTGGTGAGG GTGATCGGGGACTTGATGCAGAGAATCCAGAGGGTACCCCAATTCCCAGGCAAGCTGCTCCTGGTGCGCAAGCAGTTGACGGGCCAGGCTCCTGGGGAGCA GCTGGACCACCAGACCCTCCtccagggcgtggtggtgctggAGGAGTTCTGCAAGGAGCTAGCTGCCATTGCCTTCGTCAAGTTTCCCCCGCATGATCCTCGCCAGAACCTCTCCCCAGCCCCGGAAGGGCAGGTCTGA
- the FHIP2B gene encoding FHF complex subunit HOOK-interacting protein 2B isoform X6, whose protein sequence is MLDILVYEEQQQVAVGEAGPCLEYLLQHKILETLCTLGKAEFPPGMRQQVFQFFSKVLAQVQHPLLHYLSVHRPVQKLLRLGGTAPGSVTEKEEVQLTTVLCSKIQQDPELLAYILEGKKIVGRKKACGEPTALPKDTASHRDKDCSHDGAPARPQLDGEPCGAQALNSHMPAETEQLDGGTAESNLITSLLGLCQSKSRVALKAQENLLLLVSVASPAAATYLVQSSPCCPAIVQHLCQLYRSMPVFLDPADIAALEGISWRLPSAPSDEASFPGKEALAAFLGWFDYCDHLITEAHTVVADALAKAVAEKFFVETLQPQLLHVSEQSILTSTALLTAMLRQLRSPALLREAAAFLLGTDRQPEAPRDNPHALYAHLIGHCDHLSDEISIATLRLFEELLQKPHEGIIRSLVLRNLEGRPYVAWGSPEPESYEDTLDLEEDPYFTDSFLDSGFQPRAKPRLAPATSYDGKTAVTEIVNSFLCLVPEEAKTSAFLEETGYDTYVHDAYGLFQECSSRVASWGWPLTPTPLDPHEPERPFFEGHFLRVLFDRMSRILDQPYSLNLQVTSVLSRLALFPHPHIHEYLLDPYISLAPGCRSLFSVLVRVIGDLMQRIQRVPQFPGKLLLVRKQLTGQAPGEQLDHQTLLQGVVVLEEFCKELAAIAFVKFPPHDPRQNLSPAPEGQV, encoded by the exons ATGCTGGACATCCTGGTGTATGAAGAGCAGCAGCAGGTGGCCGTGGGTGAGGCAGGGCCCTGCCTGGAGTACCTGCTGCAGCACAAGATCCTGGAGACTCTCTGCACACTGggcaaggccgag TTCCCCCCAGGCATGCGGCAGCAGGTGTTCCAGTTCTTCAGCAAGGTTCTGGCGCAGGTGCAGCACCCCCTGCTGCATTACCTCAGCGTCCACAGGCCTGTGCAG AAACTCCTCCGACTCGGTGGGACAGCTCCCGGATCTGTTacagagaaggaggaggtgcAGCTCACCACCGTCCTCTGCTCCAAGATCCAGCAGGACCCAGAGCTGCTCGCCTACATCCTGGAA GGTAAAAAGATTGTAGGTAGGAAGAAGGCATGCGGAGAACCCACTGCCCTGCCTAAGGACACAGCCAGCCACAGGGACAAGGACTGCTCCCACGATGGTGCTCCTGCCAGGCCCCAGCTGGACGGGGAGCCCTGTGGGGCCCAGGCCTTGAACAGCCACATGCCTGCTGAGACCGAGCAGCTGGATGGTGGGACTGCAGAGAGCAACCTGATCACCTCCCTGCTTGGGCTGTGCCAGAGCAAG AGTCGGGTGGCCTTGAAGGCCCAGGAGAACCTGCTGCTCCTGGTGAGCGTGGCCTCCCCAGCAGCCGCCACTTACCTGGTCCAGAGCAGCCCCTGCTGCCCTGCGATTGTCCAGCACCTCTGCCAGCTGTACCGGTCCATGCCTGTCTTCCTGGACCCCGCAGACATTGCTGCCTTAGAGGGCATCAGCTGGAG GTTACCCAGTGCCCCATCTGATGAGGCTTCCTTCCCTGGGAAGGAGGCCTTGGCTGCCTTCTTGGGCTGGTTTGATTACTGCGACCACCTTATCACAGAGGCACACACG GTGGTTGCAGACGCCTTGGCGAAGGCCGTGGCTGAGAAGTTCTTCGTGGAGAccctgcagccccagctcctgCATGT GTCCGAGCAGAGCATCCTGACCTCCACCGCGCTCCTCACAGCCATGCTGCGCCAGCTCCGCTCCCCTGCGCTGCTGCGGGAGGCCGCGGCTTTCCTCCTGGGCACAGACCGGCAGCCTGAAGCCCCCAGGGACAACCCCCATGCCCTGTACGCTCACCTCATCGGGCACTGCGACCACCTCTCTGATGAG ATCAGCATCGCCACGCTCCGGCTGTTTGAGGAGCTGCTACAGAAGCCCCACGAGGGGATCATCCGCAGCCTGGTCCTGCGCAACCTTGAGGGCCGCCCTTACGTGGCCTGGGGCTCACCAGAGCCTGAGAGCTATGAGGACACACT AGATCTGGAGGAAGACCCCTACTTTACCGACAGCTTCCTGGATTCCGGCTTTCAACCTCGTGCAAAGCCTCGCCTAGCTCCTGCCACCAGCTACGATGGCAAAACAGCAGTGACCGAAATCGTCAACAG TTTCCTGTGcctggtccccgaggaagccaagacctctgccttcctggaggAGACGGGCTATGACACGTACGTCCACGATGCTTATGGCCTG TTCCAGGAGTGCAGCTCCCGCGTTGCATCCTGGGGCTGGCCTCTGACCCCCACACCTTTGGACCCCCATGAGCCTGAGCGACCTTTCTTCGAGGGCCACTTCCTCCGAGTGCTGTTTGACCGCATGTCCCGGATTCTGGATCAG CCATACAGCCTGAACCTGCAGGTGACCTCGGTCCTGTCCCGGCTtgccctcttcccccacccccatatTCATGAGTACCTCCTGGATCCCTACATCAGCCTGGCCCCCGGCTGCAGAAGCCTGTTCTCCGTGTTGGTGAGG GTGATCGGGGACTTGATGCAGAGAATCCAGAGGGTACCCCAATTCCCAGGCAAGCTGCTCCTGGTGCGCAAGCAGTTGACGGGCCAGGCTCCTGGGGAGCA GCTGGACCACCAGACCCTCCtccagggcgtggtggtgctggAGGAGTTCTGCAAGGAGCTAGCTGCCATTGCCTTCGTCAAGTTTCCCCCGCATGATCCTCGCCAGAACCTCTCCCCAGCCCCGGAAGGGCAGGTCTGA